The stretch of DNA CTCCCTGGCGGCGCCTGGAATGAAGGCTGAAGACCAGTCGATGATCCGGCAGCCACGCCCGGCCCAAAGGAGTCATGGCTCCCAAAGAAACATTTTGTTGGAGAGCCCACTCCTGCAGGTCTGTCTGGTTCAGATTGGAGCCATACGCGAAGTAAAGTTTTGAGGACATGGTCACAACGAGAAACCTGAAGGTTGGGCGAAAGGAGTCAGCGAAAATTTCTGTTGATCAATGATTGAACCGCAACGGATTCCCCGGTGTCCAGAATCTGCAGAGAGAGTTTTCGTGAATACTTATGCACACAAACTCTCACAAGACCTGTCGCAACATACTGATATAAAACGAGTTGCCTTCAGATCCATACAAATAGCCCTGAGGTGGAATGCGGAATTCATGAAAATTGTCGCTGCCTTGCGAGCAGGGAGGGAATTGGAATAACATTCGCAAAGTTGTGGTGTGAAATCATTCTGATTTCTCATTGCGGCGAGATCTTGGCGATGTAGCTCAGTCGGTTAGAGCAGCGGCTTCATAAGCCGTGTGTCGTGGGTTCGAGTCCCTCCATCGCCATTTGAGTTTTTCACGACCTGGCCTCTGCTGGATGGGTGCAAAACTTACGAATGAATAAGACAGGCCCGACCATGAATCATGGTCGGGCCTGTTTGCGTTAGACGATCTCTGAAAAAGCCAGGCAGATCACGAAGAGATGTTCCGAATCAAACGGACTGAACTCCGTGATCTATCCACGGCTTTGTTGATCAGCTCTTGGCTGCTGGGCCAACGTATTTGGCATCGCCAAAGCCCAAGAGTGGAACGAAGATGAATGGCAACAATAGCAGTCCGATGCCCCAAGCCACATCTTTGCCAAAGGACTTGGCAAGATCGATGTAAACGATGACGCCAATCACGATGTTCACGCAAGGGATCAGCATCAGAATGATCCACCAGAGTGGACGACCGACGATTTCCAGCAGCACGATCAAGTTATAGATGGGGATGATCGCGGCCCAACCTGGCTTGCCGGCTTTCGTAAAGATCTTCCAAAGCCCGGCAATGATTAGAACGAAGAGTGCCAGTTCCACCAGCAGGATGACCAATGCGATGCCACCAGCCGCTGCGGCTCCTGCATCGCCACTGAAGTCATCCTGTGCCAGCATTGCGAAACGAAACAGATCCATCGCTTTCTCCCCACCTGAATGTTGTGTGAACAAATCCCCATTAGGGCGGCAGACTAATGTTCAGACATTTGCAGGTCAAATGCGATCTTTGAAGATTTGCCCGACCACCACAAAATACTTTTTCGTTGGCGGCAATTGGTGCCCTCGTTGACCACCACAGCCATGGCAATCAAAGTTCACGAGGGATTGGAAGGGAGGGCACGGGGATTCGTTAAACCCTCGGGACGCAGAGTCTCTGATAAGGTTTTAACGGGCTCGCCCATTTCCTGTTCACCGGCTTTCATTTCCTGAAAGAACATGAAATGCGGATAGGAGTCGAGCTTGAGTTTGTCCTGCAAGGCAGGGAATATATAATCGCGCGAGCAATAGATCATCCGCCGCAAAGCCTCCCGCTGACTTGATGCAATCGTCTCCAGTTCAACGGTGATTTTCTCAAGCTGTTGCCGGGATTTGGTCAGATGTTGATCCCAGTCTTGATCACGGGGGTTGGCGTCGAGCAGCTGTCGGCTCTCGCGGTAAATCCCCATCAGTTGATCGTGATAATGATGATCGAGATTTCTTCGGGGCCAGTACCACCAGGCAGCCCCCAGGCAACCCAGCAGGACAACCGGAAAGCTGCGCCGCCCAAACTGCACCAGATGTGTCGATAGCGGGCGTCTGGCAATCGCAGTCAGTGCTTTACTGCGGGACGGAAAAACTTCCCAGACCGTATCGACTTTCATAATGCGGAGAACATCCAGCATTTCAGTCGAAGGATTGGCAAGTGCCACTCGCCCACCTTTGGTTTTGACCTTCTGGCTGAAAACTATCAATTGCCCGAGAACCTGCGAACCAAAATATCTAGCTCGACTGAGATCAAAAACCAGATGCTTCAACTGGGCTTTATCGAAAAAATCGATTGCGGCAGACATCTCGGCATGGACATGAGGAAGATGAAAGCCAGCAGCATCTCCGGCGGGAGTGACGACCAGCGTATCTCCAAACTCTTCGAGTGGAAAAATCTGATGTAGATGTGTTCGATCAGAACGTGACATAGCAACCCGTCGAAAAGATCAGATTCGGAACCGCGTGGTGGCGTCTGTTGTTTATGACTCTTTCAAGTCAGGTTGCCCGCTTTCCCTCAGCGACACAGTTCTCAACACGCTCCTGATGGCGCTTTGAAGTGTTTTACACACTCAAAGACTATGGCATACCAGAAGGCTTCGCCACTGTTCGTATTTGTGTGCCGCACTGTTCGTAGTACGCGACATTCGAAGGAAGTTAGTGGCTTCGGGGAGTCGTAGCGGGGCCGAGTCGGCGACGATTGGGTTCCTGTTTTTTGGCAGCCGCATTACCAACTTCGAGATCCTGAGGGGTTGCGGATTCCGCGACCGTGATCATCAAGGGAGATTCTGTCGACAGGAACAAAGGACCGAAACCGACTTTCGGGCCTTCGCCGTGTCCCGCGTCCGGGGTGTGACCTGCTGAAATCGAAACGTAATGCTTCCCCAGGGGAGCTTGCCCTTCAAAGGTTCCTTCTTTGGAAACGGGGATCGTGACGGCCGCCGATTGATCAGCGGGCATCAGTACCAAAGAGACACCTTCGACCTGAATCGGCTTACCATCGACCAGGATGCGCCCCGTCACAGGTCCTTTGGCACGCGAATCAACAGCCACCCGACTCCCACAACCTGTGACAAAAATCGCAAGTAAAAAAACACAAGCCAGTGGTGCAAATCTCACAATCAAACGGAATGGAGGCTGTGTTGAGATCGCAGCAAGAGATGCGGCTTCATTCGGAAGGGGTTTGACTCTGAGACACATGGGAAATCTTTCAAAAATTGGTAGAAACACCATAGAGAAGGGCGGTTTTACAGGTGACAATCCCGATGATATCAGTATACTTTAATGCGATTGTGGAAATCCAGACAAACCTGAAGAGTTTGCCTGGAATGCATCAGAACGGCTGGGCGATCCCGCTGATCAACTCAAGACTACAAATCCCTATCAATAAAAAACTCAATTCACCGATAAGATACTCAATGTTTTCGCCTGGGACTTTTCTATCGGCCTCCGAAAACTGTATGTAATTATGCTGGTTGATTTTGCTCTGACGAATCATGTCTGAATTTGCGTTCTTCGGGCCTTTGCTCCCCAATCTTTTTTGCATGTCTTGAGCCACATTCTGTGGCATTCACTTCCTGCCAGTTCTGGCAATGTTCTTTTTGGAGCTTTTTATGTGCTGCTTGACTCTTCCCACTGCACGGCCTGGACGAGTTACTCGTCGTCCGGGTTTCACACTGATCGAGCTGCTGGTGGTCATTGCGATCATCGCCATTCTGATTGCACTGCTGCTCCCGGCTGTTCAGCAGGCGCGTGAGGCGGCTCGGCGGACTCAGTGCCGCAATAACCTCAAGCAATTGGGGATTGCGATGCACAATTACCACGACACGTTCCGCGTCTTTCCGCCAGCGGGCGTCGATGGCATGAAAGGGACATCGGGCCGTCGGTATTCCTTTGCGATCAGCATTCTGCCGTATGTCGATCAGACACCATTGTACAACACGATCATGGCCAATACCGGGGCGGGAATGGCTGATCCCTGGAATCGACCCGCTTACTTTACCGTCGATATTCCTGGCTTCATCTGCCCTTCGGATGTGCCACCCGGTAATCGAAATGAAAGCCCCAGCCTGCTCAACTATCGCGTCAGCGTGGGAGATACTCTCAACGACAACAATGGCACCAATACTCGTGGCATGTTCGCCTACCGCAGCAATACGGGCATGCGTGATGTAACAGATGGTACCAGCAACACGATCATGATGGCAGAAGCTGTCATGGGTGGTGTCGATACCACAGCAATTCTGGGTGGTGTGGCTGTGGGTGTAACGACCAGCACTCCTCAGGCCTGTCTGAGCCTGATTGATCCTGTGACCCGTACGTTAACTGGTGCTGTGAGGACAGACTTCCGACCACCGGGGGGACGTGCCTGGGATGGACGGCCTTACTTCGCCTTTGTGGCGACAGCTGTTCGCCCTAACGGGCCTTCCTGCCAAAGCTCAACGGTCGATGGTGGCTGGGGCCATGCCACGGCTTCCAGTCGGCATACAGGAGGCATTCATGCGTTGATGGGTGATGGCGCTGTGCGGTTCATCAGTGAAAACATCAGTGCCGGTGATCCCAATGCCACCTCTCCTGGCAGCGGCCCATCTCCTTATGGTGTGTGGGGCGCGATAGGAACTCGTGCCTCGGGAGAAACGGTCAACGAGTTCTAAAGAGACCGTTTGTTTCTTGCTCCACTTCGACGTCACAGGCAGTACGGGAACTTCTTCTCGTGCTGCCTGTGTCGCTTTAAATCAGCGTTGTTCCGGATGTCGAGATGTCGTGTTATTCCTGCCTTTCAGCCCTTAAAAACGGGTGTTTTTCCCATGTCGTTGGCAGGAAGGAATGGTTGGTTCCGGGATGTGGCTTTCTCGCAACAGCAAAATCGGATCGCCCTCCGATTTTCGACTGGCGATTGCTCTTCTTCTGCGGCAAGCTCTACTGCCTGCAATTGAAAATCTGAGATGTCGATCGATGATTGATGGCCGACGATGAGGTAGAGCGAAGCTTGAATTCCACCGGGTATCGAGAACTGCTGGGGTCATTATTCCGCTGGACGCTGTTGCCATCGGCTCAGCGCCGGCTGATGACTGACAATATCTGGCTGCCACTGAAGCAGGCTCAGAAAACCCTGGGTACGGAGCTGGTTCGCACGACAGCCAGTGAGCATGGTTTGAGCCAGTACGCGTCAGCAGCTCATCTCCCCACGACTGACCTGCTGATGCATGTGCTGATGTCGGATGGCATCATGCGTGTCTGGTCATCCATCACGTTGGCCGATCATCAATCAGCGTTGAGTGATGATCTGATTGCTGTCGAGCGACTCGTCCTCTCATTATCTCAGTCTCAGCAGCAACTGATGGTCTGGGCCTACCGGACGTTACAAAAAGAGGATCGAACCTCTGGTTTTTCCGAGATCAATCTCTTCCGGAAACGCTATGAGAGATGGGTCGATATTCTGATTTCCTGCACTTGTTCCAAGCATGAAACTGCTTTGGAATGGGGTTACGACAGCGACAGTGTGGCCGATTTTCTCGACAGCTTTGCTGCCAGGCCGCATCCTCTGGCGACGGTTCTGAGTGCTGGCTGGGAAAATTTTCTGGAGAGTGTGGAGAAACTGACCCCTCGTTTGATGGCTCCGCTGCCTCGAGTCGCGACGGCATTTTCAGGGATTTCGCCGGAAACGTCCCGACCGAGAAGCAGCCTGCTCAGCAGCGCACTCCGCAGAATTTACAACTCATCAACTCGTTCTTGAGCCAATCATAAAGCAGGTTTTGAATTTGCGGGCACTGCCTCTCTAATGGTCAACGCCTGCAATTCGGGCATTGTCGGACAGAAAAATCCATCGACTTCTTACGGAATTCACGAATTCACATTCCGTTTGCCCCTCTATTGACTACGATAATTGATGTAGATGAAATAACCCGTCTGATTGCGTGAGCAGGATGACTTGAATTCCTTAGGATCAGATGGCTTGGTTGGGCCCGCCTCTCTGGTGCTCTTTTGATCACATTTTCTGGGCAGGTTTGCTCTGTCATCAGCCTTCAGAATTCGATTAAGATATAAATCTGTCGATTTTAGTGATGCATTGGCATGGCAAACGCTGTGTGATAGATGAGTCTCCCAAGTTTCTGATGCTTTATATAACTGTGCCAAGGTAGGCTGCTGAATTGTGGATATGGAATCCGGCAGGATCGTTTTGTTCAAAGACAATTTTGAATAGATCCCTCGGAAGGTGGATCGTTGAATCAAATTGTCCTGTCCGCAGTGACAAGGTAATGCCATGCCAGCTTTCCTGATTCCTCTCGATGCCGGTGGTACAGTGATCCCTCTGGAGAAGTCGATTGTGCTCGTGGGACGACAGGCCGATTGTGATGTCGTGCTGACTCACAGTCGGAAAGTCTCCCGTAAGCATTGCTGCTTCGCTCAGGTGAATGATCGCTGGGTGATTCGCGATCTGGGAAGTACTAACGGTGTTTCTATCAACGGAGCCCGTATCCGCAAAGAACATCGGCTGCGACTGGGCGATGAGATCCTGATTGGGGATATTGGTTTCCAGCTGCACAACAAGCCACAACTTGTCGACAACAAGATTGTGGAGACTGCAGGCTTCACACCAGCGCTGAGAGCCTCTGCCACATCTCCAGTCAGCTCTGAACTGCCACTGGCAATTCCCGAAAGTGATGCAGAAATACCAGGGTATTCACTTCCATCCTCAACAATTCCGAGGAGTTCCTCTTCTGCCAGTGAGAGTGGGATTTCTCGTAGCAAATTCAGCGATCACTCCTCGGTCAATGAGCCACCGCGCGGATCGCAACCTTTGAACGATGCGCCACATTTTGACGACTTGTTTTCTCCCCCCAATGATGATTCCGGGGTTGATCTGACTGGTCATCACGGAAAACGCCGTGATGACAGTCACGAGATGCTAGCCGTTGGTTCTGACAGTTTTGGTTAATGGTCTCAGATAACTCACGTGGTACTGATCCCCCGGATGAGGTGCATCTTTCAGCACTTTCACTCATCGACGGCATGCGAGCAACCGGACCAGTCGATTTCCATGACCTGATAACTGGTTCTGCACCATCCCAGAGTCTGATAGACCTGCTTTGCTGATTGATTGCTGCCATCGACGTACAGCCTCAAACCCGTGCAAATGCTGTCTTGTCGGGCGGCCTGTTCCACATGCTGCATGAGCTGGCGAAAAACTCCCTGCCGGCGATCTTCAGGCCGCACGTAGACACTCTGAATCCACCAGAACTCACCGGCTCTCCAGTCACTCCATTCTCGGGTGATCAATAACTGGCCAACCAGCTTCTTTGTCGCGCACTCTTCTGCCACAAAATAGGCTCCACGCTGCTCATCGGCGAGCAACATTTGCACACCGCGCAGGAGCGTCGGCCCGTCAAGTTTTCGCTCTTCTGTCTCCAGGGCCATAGCCGCATTAAAGGCGGCAAGAACGTCAGCATCAGCAGAATTCCCCCGCCTGATGCTGTATGGACCAGAGGCATGCGTCATGGCTAACTCCTTATTCAGCGACAATTTGGAAAAGACGAGCCCCGATCATAAGCCATCACTCTAACACAGACTCAGCGCAGCTTTCGTGATGGTTGCAATTGTTAATCTTTGAGCAGGCTGCCCAAACCATCAACCGAGCGGCGAAAAGTGCCGATAGAACTCACAGCAAAAAGATTGGCTGTGGATTGGCAGATGCTCCCAGTTCCAGCCCCAACATCAAATGATCGGAGAATTCATTGTGTATATGTCGGAACAGGGAAAACTCAGGGCGATGGAACAACAGATTCAGGATCAGCAGCGTTTGGCCTGGGCCATGCTGATTGTGGGAGTGGCAGCCGGTTTACTAGGGATGCACTTTCTTGTCGCTCGGCCAATGAATGCCGAGATTGCCTCACTGAAGCAGAATTTGAAGACGGTCAATTCGCAGGTGGAAGTGCTGATTCAGGAATCTGTAGATAGTGGTTATACCACCAGCCTGCTTTCGGAACTCAGGTCGCAACGCGAACATCTGACCGAAGCCAAAGTGGCTTTGCGTCAGTGGGAAAATCTCAACAAGTCCATGCTGGTCGAAGCGAATCAGACAGCTCAGTTGGCTCAGAGCCTCACACAATTGCAGAAGTTAACGAAAGACCTTGTGGCAATCTCTCCTGCTGCTGAGCAGGCTCAGGTGGCTTACGACCGTCTCGACAAAATGCAATCCGAGCTGATTGAACTCGGGAAAATGACAGCATCGGCTCAGGAGGCTTTAGAGCAATCACAGTCACTGCAGAAACAAACGATTGCTCAGAAACCTTTGATTGCCTCTGCCCGGGAAATTCTCTCTCAACACGAGAATCTGTATCAATCGCTCTCTAATCAGACAGAAATGCTGAATGTCGCCAGGGGAACTGTGGGGCAGTTCTCTCAATTGAACAAGTCGCTTATCGACGCAGCCAGCCAACTCGATGTGGCTCAGCGAGTCAGTGACGTGCTCGTGCAGATTGAACAGACCTTGCACGATCGTCCTGTGTCGGCTGAAGCGACACTTGAAGAAGCTCAGCAACTGGTGGCAGTCTCGAAAAAGCTACACGAGATGCAACAACTTCCACTCGCTGAAGCGAATGCTAATCGAACCGCTCGATTGGTTGGCGATCTGGCTGGGCGAACCAGTTCATTGGCCGATGCTGCTGAGAATCTGGAGTTGATCGTTGATTTCCAGCAGGAACTTGGCACCCAGATCCGTAGTCTGACGAGCCTTCGCGAGCAGTTCTTCCAGTTGTCTCTGCTGGAGAAGTCGATTGGGAACACCGTCCAAATGCTACAGCCCCTCTTTGAACTGACGAATCTCAAGCGGCTCGATGGTGAAGAGCTGCGCACAGCTGCTCGTTCGATTCTCGAACAGCGTTCTCACCAGGATCGGGCTCAACTGGTCGACCAGAGCCGGGAAGCGATCCATGGAGTCACCATTTCGACGGGGACTGAAAACAAAATCGATGGACAGAAAAACGTTTCGGTCCCACAGCCACTCGATTAGTTCGAGCAGGTGATGGATTGTGGTCAAATTAGTGTCGGACGATTAGAAAAGCCGGGGATGCGGCCCGACATGATAAGAGACGGATCTAAGAATGATTTCGAAACCTGAGGTATACTGAAGCTTTGAAGAGTTGAGTTGTCCCCCAACGAACTCGAAAAGCATGCAAAGGAAATTAAAGTATTCGTGGCTCGGTGAACAATCGAGAACGTTTGTGGCAACCCCCGCAGGCATACGAGATCCAGCCACGATTGAACTACCAGATTGGTTTCGACAATCATCAATCAAAATCAACTGATTATTCAGCACCCGGATTCATCACAGAATCTGGGTGCTTTGTTTTACTGGTTCCGACGATCGGAGGATGAATTCCAGCATGATTTGATCCGACCCAAGTTTTGAGCCAGGCACACAACAGCAATCAATTTGACAATTTGCGTCTGTGCCGGCAGATTGAGTTTGAGGAGAATCAACAACAGATATTGGAAAGACGATGAACCACCGATCGATCACCCACCATGTTCTTTCACACAAAGCTGCTGCTTTGTTCGCGGGCAACTCCCTGCGATTTCTGGCCGCCATGGGTGCCGCTGGATTGCTGATCGCAGTCTGGGCGGGAAACAGCCTGGCGAGTGATCAGATTGCACCCGCTGCTGTCGCCACTCCCCCTCTCTCGGCAGAACAACCGAGCCCAGCCGACATGGCCAAGGCTGCCGGAGTGAAATTGCCTTCACTCCCCTGGCATACAGCCAATATCTGGTGGGAGCTGGTCAGTGAAACCGAAAATTTCGAAATGCTGGAACAGACCGTCACCATTGATCGCGATGTCTCCCCCACCATGAATCTGTATATCGCCCCCATGGGAGTCGCCATGATCAGTGGGATGCAGTGTTACGGTGGCATTCAAACCAACATCAATGGCTGGGCAACCAAAGAGAGTCGCGAACGGGTCTTTCGCGGGAAGGGTGCCATCTTCTCCCGCTGGTCGAATGACAAAAAGACCCCCATCGGCCTCGATCATGTGCTGACAGCGGGCGAAGATTGCCTCGTTGAAAGTGCTGGCTACGAGGGAGAATTTGCCAGCGTCCGCAGACCTTTCGAATGGACGAAAGGCACCTACACTTATCGGATCCGCAAAGACAAAACCGAACAGATCGATGGCCAGCCTCACACCTGGTTTACCTGTGAAGTCGAAACCAAAGACTGCTGCCAGATCACCGTCGGCAGCCTGCGGTTTGAAGGTGAAACATTCAAATTCTGGCCGAAACAATCCGCCTTTGTTGAAGTCTACAGCACCCGGCAGATCCCCCGTTCCCACATACCGGCTGTCGAGGTCACCTTTGGCTGGCCAAAGATTAATGGGCAACCCGTCAAACTCAAAAGAGCACATGCCTACTATCCCGATAAATCCACACAAGCGAGTCCCGATTGTGCTGTGGTTACTGCGGAAGGAAGCAACTGTGTGGTGAAAGTGGGACCCATCTTCGTGCGCGACGAAGCCACCCGCCGACACGAACTTCTCATTGTTCCTCCAGCGGAATGAGGCATGGATAAGCAGCCGCTGCGAGGATCAAAGAGATCGTCTGGCGCATCTTCAGCGTTAAGGTGCGAATGGGAGACCAGACAAGTGCGACAATATCCTCGCTCTGAGAGCAGCGGCTGAATGTCTTGCTCACAAAAGAGAGATCGAAAATCTTTGGGCCCCACATTCCCCGCTCAAGCCTCGATCATCAAGACCTCAGAAACCGGGCCAGGTCGATTTCTGGAGGAAGGGGTTGACCTGCCATCGCGTCGAGTAACCAGTTGGCCAGAAGTGGAGCCCATAAAGCACCGCGTGAACCCAGTCCGTTGATCAGTCCACAGTTTTTTTGTTGTGGCCAGGTCACTTCTGGACCTCCTATGAGAATCGATTCTGGCAAGCTCCAGCCGATGACAGGTATCTGACCAGGGACGGCGGGCCTGATGGCCGCCTGCTGAGAGAGGATTTGCGGATTTTTGACACTCCACTGTGCGAGACCCTGGCTTAACTC from Planctopirus ephydatiae encodes:
- a CDS encoding DUF3472 domain-containing protein, which produces MNHRSITHHVLSHKAAALFAGNSLRFLAAMGAAGLLIAVWAGNSLASDQIAPAAVATPPLSAEQPSPADMAKAAGVKLPSLPWHTANIWWELVSETENFEMLEQTVTIDRDVSPTMNLYIAPMGVAMISGMQCYGGIQTNINGWATKESRERVFRGKGAIFSRWSNDKKTPIGLDHVLTAGEDCLVESAGYEGEFASVRRPFEWTKGTYTYRIRKDKTEQIDGQPHTWFTCEVETKDCCQITVGSLRFEGETFKFWPKQSAFVEVYSTRQIPRSHIPAVEVTFGWPKINGQPVKLKRAHAYYPDKSTQASPDCAVVTAEGSNCVVKVGPIFVRDEATRRHELLIVPPAE
- a CDS encoding GNAT family N-acetyltransferase; this encodes MTHASGPYSIRRGNSADADVLAAFNAAMALETEERKLDGPTLLRGVQMLLADEQRGAYFVAEECATKKLVGQLLITREWSDWRAGEFWWIQSVYVRPEDRRQGVFRQLMQHVEQAARQDSICTGLRLYVDGSNQSAKQVYQTLGWCRTSYQVMEIDWSGCSHAVDE
- a CDS encoding STAS domain-containing protein is translated as MSRSDRTHLHQIFPLEEFGDTLVVTPAGDAAGFHLPHVHAEMSAAIDFFDKAQLKHLVFDLSRARYFGSQVLGQLIVFSQKVKTKGGRVALANPSTEMLDVLRIMKVDTVWEVFPSRSKALTAIARRPLSTHLVQFGRRSFPVVLLGCLGAAWWYWPRRNLDHHYHDQLMGIYRESRQLLDANPRDQDWDQHLTKSRQQLEKITVELETIASSQREALRRMIYCSRDYIFPALQDKLKLDSYPHFMFFQEMKAGEQEMGEPVKTLSETLRPEGLTNPRALPSNPS
- a CDS encoding DUF5684 domain-containing protein yields the protein MDLFRFAMLAQDDFSGDAGAAAAGGIALVILLVELALFVLIIAGLWKIFTKAGKPGWAAIIPIYNLIVLLEIVGRPLWWIILMLIPCVNIVIGVIVYIDLAKSFGKDVAWGIGLLLLPFIFVPLLGFGDAKYVGPAAKS
- a CDS encoding DUF1559 domain-containing protein translates to MCCLTLPTARPGRVTRRPGFTLIELLVVIAIIAILIALLLPAVQQAREAARRTQCRNNLKQLGIAMHNYHDTFRVFPPAGVDGMKGTSGRRYSFAISILPYVDQTPLYNTIMANTGAGMADPWNRPAYFTVDIPGFICPSDVPPGNRNESPSLLNYRVSVGDTLNDNNGTNTRGMFAYRSNTGMRDVTDGTSNTIMMAEAVMGGVDTTAILGGVAVGVTTSTPQACLSLIDPVTRTLTGAVRTDFRPPGGRAWDGRPYFAFVATAVRPNGPSCQSSTVDGGWGHATASSRHTGGIHALMGDGAVRFISENISAGDPNATSPGSGPSPYGVWGAIGTRASGETVNEF
- a CDS encoding FHA domain-containing protein, yielding MPAFLIPLDAGGTVIPLEKSIVLVGRQADCDVVLTHSRKVSRKHCCFAQVNDRWVIRDLGSTNGVSINGARIRKEHRLRLGDEILIGDIGFQLHNKPQLVDNKIVETAGFTPALRASATSPVSSELPLAIPESDAEIPGYSLPSSTIPRSSSSASESGISRSKFSDHSSVNEPPRGSQPLNDAPHFDDLFSPPNDDSGVDLTGHHGKRRDDSHEMLAVGSDSFG